Proteins from a single region of Amycolatopsis sp. CA-230715:
- a CDS encoding NUDIX hydrolase, whose protein sequence is MDPEAPEPVRCVGGIVHDADGRLLLVLRANDPGRGQWSLPGGKVEPGETDAEAVSREMSEETGLLVRPGALAGTVVRGPFEIHDYFCTIADGDPRPGDDALAVRWVDAREYASLEQSGALVADLTTALRDWNALPRRL, encoded by the coding sequence ATGGATCCTGAAGCCCCCGAACCGGTGCGGTGTGTCGGCGGGATCGTGCACGACGCCGACGGCAGGCTGCTCCTCGTCCTCCGCGCGAACGACCCCGGCCGCGGCCAGTGGTCGCTCCCCGGCGGCAAGGTGGAGCCAGGCGAGACCGACGCCGAGGCCGTCAGCAGGGAGATGAGCGAGGAAACCGGCCTGCTCGTGCGGCCGGGCGCGCTCGCGGGGACGGTCGTGCGGGGCCCGTTCGAGATCCACGACTACTTCTGCACGATCGCCGACGGTGATCCGCGCCCCGGTGACGACGCGTTGGCCGTCCGCTGGGTCGATGCCCGCGAATACGCCTCACTGGAGCAATCAGGTGCGCTTGTCGCGGACCTGACGACTGCGCTGCGTGACTGGAACGCCCTCCCGCGCCGCCTCTAA
- a CDS encoding acyl--CoA ligase family protein, producing the protein MGIDDTWFTPLTPLAFLERSAEVFGEKEAIVYGERRVTYREFAAEVTRVANALRASGVEPGDRVAYLLPNIPEMLVAHFAVPLAGAVLVAVNTRLAPAEIKHILGHSGAKVLVADAGLHASVPEDPGVGEVVTVTDPASGASPDPRVGGISYDDLLARGSDEPLPWTVADERGTISINYTSGTTGQPKGVMYHHRGAYLNSLAEIVHSRHTTESRYLWTLPMFHCNGWCTTWAVTAIGGTHVCLRAVDAAEIWRLLEAERITHLNGAPTVLVTIAGHDGAHPLDREVLVTTAGAPPSPTVIKRMESLGAKLVHVYGLTETYGPYTVCEAQDGWTALDVDARSRLQARQGVGMIVSDGVRVVDDEMNDVPRDGATMGEVVMRGNNVMSGYFADPEATEKAFRGGWFHSGDLGVRHPDGYIELRDRAKDIIVSGGENISTIEVEAALDSHPAVLEVAVVGVPDEKWGERPKAFVVLRPGQSVEADELLDHVRERIARYKVPNAVDFVGELPKTSTGKIQKFQLREREWGDRTSRVQG; encoded by the coding sequence ATGGGTATCGACGACACCTGGTTCACGCCCTTGACCCCGCTCGCGTTCCTCGAACGCAGCGCGGAAGTGTTCGGGGAGAAGGAGGCGATCGTCTACGGCGAGCGCCGGGTGACCTACCGCGAGTTCGCGGCGGAGGTCACGCGCGTGGCGAACGCGTTGCGGGCAAGCGGTGTCGAGCCGGGTGACCGGGTCGCCTACCTGCTGCCGAACATCCCCGAGATGCTCGTGGCGCATTTCGCGGTTCCGCTGGCGGGTGCGGTGCTCGTCGCGGTGAACACCCGGCTGGCGCCCGCCGAGATCAAGCACATCCTCGGCCATTCGGGCGCGAAGGTCCTGGTGGCCGACGCCGGGCTGCACGCGTCGGTGCCCGAGGACCCCGGGGTGGGCGAGGTCGTGACGGTGACCGATCCGGCCTCCGGCGCGAGCCCGGATCCCCGCGTCGGCGGCATCTCCTACGACGACCTGCTCGCGCGCGGCAGCGACGAGCCGTTGCCGTGGACCGTCGCCGACGAGCGCGGCACCATTTCGATCAACTACACCTCGGGCACCACGGGGCAGCCCAAGGGCGTCATGTACCACCACCGCGGCGCGTACCTGAACTCGCTCGCCGAGATCGTCCATTCGCGGCACACCACGGAAAGCCGCTACCTGTGGACGCTCCCGATGTTCCACTGCAACGGCTGGTGCACCACCTGGGCGGTGACCGCGATCGGCGGCACGCACGTGTGCCTGCGCGCGGTCGACGCGGCGGAGATCTGGCGCCTGCTCGAAGCCGAGCGGATCACCCACCTCAACGGCGCGCCGACCGTGCTGGTGACCATCGCGGGCCACGACGGCGCCCACCCGCTCGACCGCGAGGTCCTGGTGACCACGGCGGGCGCGCCGCCCAGCCCGACCGTCATCAAGCGCATGGAATCCCTCGGCGCGAAGCTCGTGCACGTCTACGGGCTGACCGAGACCTACGGCCCGTACACGGTGTGCGAGGCGCAGGACGGGTGGACCGCGCTCGACGTGGACGCCCGCAGCAGGCTCCAGGCCCGTCAGGGCGTCGGCATGATCGTCTCCGACGGCGTGCGCGTGGTGGACGACGAGATGAACGACGTCCCGCGTGACGGGGCCACCATGGGCGAGGTCGTGATGCGCGGCAACAACGTCATGTCGGGCTACTTCGCCGATCCCGAAGCGACCGAGAAGGCGTTCCGCGGTGGCTGGTTCCACTCGGGCGATCTCGGCGTGCGTCATCCCGACGGGTACATCGAGCTACGGGACCGGGCGAAGGACATCATCGTGTCCGGTGGCGAGAACATCTCGACGATCGAGGTCGAAGCCGCGCTCGACTCGCACCCCGCCGTGCTGGAAGTCGCCGTGGTCGGGGTGCCCGACGAGAAGTGGGGCGAGCGGCCGAAGGCGTTCGTGGTGCTGCGGCCTGGCCAGTCCGTCGAGGCGGACGAACTGCTCGACCACGTGCGCGAGCGGATCGCGCGCTACAAGGTGCCGAACGCGGTCGACTTCGTCGGCGAGCTGCCGAAGACCTCCACCGGGAAGATCCAGAAGTTCCAGCTGCGCGAACGCGAATGGGGTGACCGCACTTCGCGCGTGCAGGGCTGA
- a CDS encoding alpha/beta fold hydrolase, translating into MTETGIERVRSADGSEIAFARSGRGPAVILIGGAFNDRSTTTALAEGLAAEFTTYRYDRRGRGDSEDRASEVAVAREVEDIAALIEHAGGKAALFGHSSGAVLALEATAAGLPVTKVAVYEPPYGTVTEESSVAADRVVELAEAGDRDGAAAEFLRLTGAPAEVVDGMRGDANTWAYLTAQAHTLPYDIAVCGLGQPAERLSAIGVPVLVIDGGDSDEAMRAGSRAAADAVPGAQYRTLPGEDHGILREPAALVPVVAEFLG; encoded by the coding sequence ATGACGGAGACCGGGATCGAACGGGTGCGGTCGGCGGACGGTTCGGAGATCGCGTTCGCGCGGTCGGGGCGGGGACCGGCGGTGATCCTGATCGGCGGCGCGTTCAACGACCGGTCGACGACCACCGCGCTGGCCGAGGGGCTCGCCGCGGAGTTCACCACCTATCGGTACGACCGCCGCGGCCGCGGCGACAGCGAGGACCGCGCGTCGGAGGTGGCCGTCGCCCGCGAGGTCGAGGACATCGCGGCCCTGATCGAGCACGCGGGTGGCAAGGCGGCGCTGTTCGGCCACTCCTCGGGCGCCGTCCTCGCGCTGGAGGCCACCGCGGCCGGGCTCCCGGTGACCAAGGTGGCCGTCTACGAGCCGCCGTACGGGACGGTCACGGAAGAGAGCAGCGTGGCGGCGGACCGGGTGGTCGAACTCGCCGAGGCCGGTGACCGCGACGGCGCGGCTGCCGAATTCCTGCGGCTGACCGGCGCCCCGGCGGAGGTCGTCGACGGGATGCGCGGCGACGCGAACACGTGGGCCTACCTGACCGCGCAGGCGCACACCCTCCCGTACGACATCGCCGTCTGCGGGCTCGGGCAGCCCGCCGAGCGCCTGTCCGCCATCGGCGTGCCCGTCCTCGTCATCGACGGCGGCGACAGCGACGAGGCGATGCGCGCCGGGTCTCGCGCGGCTGCGGACGCGGTGCCCGGCGCGCAGTACCGCACGCTGCCCGGCGAGGACCACGGCATCCTGCGGGAGCCCGCCGCGCTCGTGCCCGTGGTCGCCGAATTCCTGGGCTGA